Proteins found in one Maridesulfovibrio sp. genomic segment:
- a CDS encoding peptide-binding protein, translated as MNRYISAAVIVACLVFFPACSQDSGKDTGQSPTVEKVNVDENNPVYGGRLTEPTLAEPMCLISALSSDSASHVLASKIFVSALKYNKDIELVPYAAESFEVLEGGKLLKFKLREDIKWFDGKPLTAEDVEFTYNLMIDPETPTAYAGDFKNIKEFKRTGKYTFEVRYDKVFARSLITWASDILPKHILEGEDLNTTKYRRDPVGAGPYKLKEWVPGRRIVLEANDDYFEGRPYIDELVYRVIPDLSTQFLELKSGSLDSMELTPQQYLFQTKGGNWERDFQKFKYLSFSYAYLGFNMESPFFKDVRVRQAMNYAIDKDEIVKGVLMGQGYPAMGPYKPGTWVYNDKLKPYGYKPEKAKELLKESGWTDSDGDGILDRNGKPFAFTIITNQGNSLRIKAATIIQNRLKDVGIAVKIRTVEWAAFLKEFIDKGRFDATILGWNILQDPDIYSVWHSSKAVPGGLNFVKYKNSELDELLDLGRSTLDQAKRKVIYDRIQEIMHEEQPYCFLYVPMALPIYSSRIKGLKVEPAGLGYNADRWWIPAPLQKKSLQQ; from the coding sequence ATGAACAGATATATCTCCGCAGCAGTGATTGTTGCATGTCTGGTTTTCTTCCCTGCCTGTAGTCAGGATTCCGGCAAGGATACCGGGCAATCCCCGACGGTGGAAAAAGTTAACGTTGATGAAAACAACCCTGTTTATGGCGGAAGGCTTACGGAACCCACTCTGGCTGAACCCATGTGTCTTATTTCCGCTCTTTCCTCCGACTCGGCAAGCCACGTACTTGCCAGCAAAATATTTGTTTCTGCACTTAAATACAACAAAGATATTGAACTTGTTCCTTATGCTGCCGAATCTTTTGAAGTATTGGAAGGCGGCAAATTATTGAAGTTCAAGCTCCGGGAAGACATCAAGTGGTTCGATGGAAAACCGCTGACTGCCGAAGATGTTGAATTTACGTATAATCTGATGATTGACCCCGAGACGCCGACAGCATACGCCGGAGACTTCAAAAATATCAAGGAATTTAAGAGGACCGGAAAATACACCTTTGAAGTTCGCTACGATAAAGTTTTCGCACGCTCCCTGATCACATGGGCTTCGGACATCCTCCCCAAACATATTCTGGAGGGTGAAGATCTTAATACAACAAAATACAGGCGTGACCCGGTCGGAGCCGGACCCTATAAACTTAAGGAATGGGTGCCCGGACGAAGGATTGTGCTGGAAGCAAATGATGATTATTTTGAAGGTCGGCCCTATATTGATGAACTGGTCTACCGGGTTATTCCCGACCTCTCCACGCAGTTTCTGGAGCTAAAAAGCGGCAGTCTTGATAGCATGGAATTGACCCCGCAGCAGTACCTGTTCCAGACTAAAGGTGGGAACTGGGAGCGTGATTTCCAGAAATTTAAGTATCTTTCCTTCTCGTACGCTTATCTCGGTTTTAATATGGAAAGTCCTTTTTTCAAAGATGTTCGGGTCCGGCAGGCTATGAACTACGCCATCGACAAAGATGAAATAGTCAAAGGTGTGCTGATGGGACAGGGCTATCCGGCTATGGGGCCTTATAAACCGGGAACATGGGTGTATAACGATAAACTCAAGCCTTACGGATACAAACCGGAAAAGGCGAAGGAACTACTCAAGGAGTCCGGCTGGACTGATAGTGACGGCGACGGCATTCTTGACCGTAACGGCAAGCCTTTTGCCTTTACCATTATCACTAATCAGGGAAATTCCTTGCGTATTAAGGCTGCAACAATTATTCAAAACCGTCTGAAGGATGTTGGAATAGCTGTTAAGATTCGGACTGTTGAATGGGCGGCCTTCTTGAAAGAATTTATTGACAAAGGCCGTTTCGATGCCACTATCTTAGGGTGGAACATTCTTCAGGACCCGGATATCTATTCTGTCTGGCATTCCTCTAAAGCCGTTCCCGGCGGACTGAATTTTGTTAAATATAAAAATAGTGAACTTGATGAGCTGCTTGACCTCGGGCGGTCCACGCTTGATCAGGCTAAGCGTAAAGTTATTTATGACCGCATTCAGGAAATAATGCATGAAGAGCAGCCGTACTGCTTTCTTTATGTTCCTATGGCCCTGCCTATCTACAGCAGCAGGATCAAGGGTTTGAAGGTAGAACCTGCGGGTCTGGGTTATAACGCCGACAGATGGTGGATTCCGGCTCCGTTACAGAAAAAAAGTTTACAGCAGTAA
- a CDS encoding bifunctional (p)ppGpp synthetase/guanosine-3',5'-bis(diphosphate) 3'-pyrophosphohydrolase codes for MIRINEITDVVSTYIDDPDLDLIQRAYVFSARAHEGQVRLSGEPYLAHPLHVAKILADMRLDEPTVAAGLLHDTVEDTDTTIDEIAELFGEEVADIVDGVTKIGMMDFESKAIAKAENIRKMILAMAEDIRVLMVKLADRLHNMRTLDFQKGYKQLLIAQETMDIYSPLANRLGLYMVKRDLEDLCLYYLKPDVYQDITDGLERQHTIGKEYVDNVIELLKGILDTNEIRGTIYGRTKHKNSIHKKMQRQGLSLDQVYDIIAFRVIVDSVKDCYSVLGLVHSMWKPVSGKFKDYISIPKANMYQSLHTTVIGPEGERIEIQIRTEEMQQVAEYGVAAHWQYKESGNSEAKQNRDAERFSWLRQIMDWQRELEDPREFMASLRFDLFNDEVYVFTPAGEIKELPDGATPVDFAYSIHTEVGNHCTGAKINGRMVTLNSVLKNGDTIEVFTDKKRKPSRDWLKFVKTAKARTRIKHYIRTEERTRSIILAKELLEKEGRRMNINVPKAMKDGYFVMLADEFNFGNVEDLLSNIGYSRITPRKVLKRLHAVLTEVEGVQAEIPKPEQNPVIEGEKTKGAANSIDIEGVDNVLIRFAGCCTPLPGEPIIGYISRGRGVVIHSATCPNIKSLEEERLLNVSWSGSQEESQHPAQIRIRCRNQKGLLAKICTVLTEMDVNIDSGEFKSDLDGNSVLEFTVEVIDLGHLHRSLNKLKTIENVLEATRLS; via the coding sequence ATGATACGCATTAACGAAATCACTGACGTTGTCAGTACTTATATTGATGATCCTGATCTGGACCTGATCCAGAGGGCTTATGTCTTTTCCGCAAGAGCCCATGAAGGTCAGGTTCGTCTCTCCGGCGAGCCGTATCTTGCCCATCCTTTACACGTGGCTAAGATTCTGGCCGACATGCGGCTTGATGAACCAACTGTGGCCGCGGGACTGCTGCACGATACGGTTGAAGATACCGACACCACCATCGATGAAATTGCCGAACTTTTCGGCGAAGAGGTCGCTGATATTGTTGACGGTGTGACCAAGATCGGCATGATGGACTTTGAATCCAAGGCCATCGCCAAGGCTGAGAACATACGTAAAATGATTCTGGCCATGGCCGAAGACATCCGTGTGCTCATGGTCAAGCTTGCTGACAGGCTGCACAATATGCGCACCCTTGATTTCCAAAAGGGTTACAAACAATTACTGATCGCACAGGAAACCATGGACATCTATTCCCCGCTTGCCAACAGGCTGGGGCTGTACATGGTCAAGCGCGATCTGGAAGATCTATGTCTTTATTATCTTAAGCCGGATGTCTATCAGGATATCACCGACGGGCTAGAACGCCAGCACACCATTGGTAAAGAGTATGTGGACAACGTAATTGAGCTGCTGAAAGGTATTCTTGATACCAACGAGATCAGGGGCACCATTTACGGGCGCACCAAGCACAAAAACAGCATTCATAAGAAAATGCAGCGTCAGGGGCTGAGTCTTGATCAGGTCTATGACATAATAGCTTTCCGGGTTATCGTTGATTCAGTGAAGGACTGTTATTCCGTGCTTGGGCTGGTCCACTCAATGTGGAAGCCTGTTTCCGGTAAGTTCAAGGATTATATTTCCATTCCCAAAGCCAATATGTACCAGTCGCTGCACACCACGGTAATCGGTCCGGAAGGTGAGCGCATCGAGATTCAGATCAGAACCGAAGAGATGCAGCAGGTGGCGGAATACGGTGTTGCCGCCCATTGGCAGTACAAAGAATCCGGGAACAGCGAGGCCAAGCAGAACCGGGACGCCGAACGTTTTTCATGGCTGCGCCAGATTATGGACTGGCAAAGGGAACTTGAAGATCCCCGCGAATTTATGGCTTCATTGCGGTTCGATCTTTTTAATGACGAAGTTTATGTCTTTACCCCGGCAGGTGAGATCAAGGAACTTCCCGATGGTGCTACTCCTGTCGATTTTGCTTATTCGATTCATACCGAGGTGGGCAACCACTGTACCGGAGCAAAAATTAACGGACGCATGGTTACTCTTAATTCCGTGCTAAAAAACGGTGATACCATTGAGGTCTTTACCGATAAAAAACGTAAGCCCAGCCGCGACTGGCTTAAGTTTGTAAAAACCGCAAAAGCCCGGACCCGAATCAAGCATTACATTCGTACTGAAGAAAGAACCCGGTCCATCATTCTTGCCAAGGAACTGCTTGAAAAAGAAGGCCGGCGCATGAATATTAATGTGCCCAAGGCCATGAAAGACGGTTACTTTGTCATGCTGGCCGATGAGTTTAATTTCGGTAACGTGGAGGATCTGCTTTCCAATATCGGCTATTCGAGGATTACCCCGCGCAAGGTGCTCAAACGTCTGCACGCAGTTCTTACCGAAGTTGAGGGCGTTCAGGCTGAAATACCTAAACCGGAACAAAATCCGGTAATTGAAGGGGAAAAGACCAAGGGTGCCGCAAATTCCATTGATATCGAAGGCGTGGATAACGTCCTCATTCGTTTTGCGGGATGTTGTACCCCGCTTCCGGGTGAGCCTATAATCGGTTATATCAGCCGCGGGCGTGGAGTGGTAATCCATTCCGCAACCTGTCCGAATATCAAGAGCCTTGAAGAGGAAAGACTGCTCAATGTTTCATGGTCCGGCAGTCAGGAAGAATCCCAGCATCCGGCTCAGATCCGTATACGCTGCCGCAACCAGAAAGGGCTGCTGGCCAAGATATGTACCGTACTCACTGAAATGGACGTGAATATCGATTCCGGTGAGTTCAAGTCTGATCTAGACGGAAACTCTGTTCTGGAATTCACTGTCGAGGTTATCGATTTGGGTCATCTGCATCGATCTCTTAACAAGTTGAAAACTATTGAGAATGTGCTGGAGGCTACAAGGCTGAGCTGA
- a CDS encoding DEAD/DEAH box helicase, which produces MSQNEEAVVKSILKSFVSGTVPEYILEGSRAIVNSEGVQKLDLKKRERYWDVDASIQGDDFQIYSSELGLNLAEESINHYCNCPESFSGVCKHVGAAALKLLLSLDSEEEKAESQKQADWRQNFRSFFSTELEPEAGKHYIIYRMYPEPERLQVAFFRARQNKSGLSQVQNEIELQNVIEKPEWSETSPNLPRVAEQIGYYLDYRGHRVEIPAGLHAWFFTAIKDEYYIFLRDTDIPIRIESRTMQLKLSPELSEDGLSFDILLSDEGKPPFSIMDDDEVFFYGRLPLWVYWKQGFYPVQTTLAPKLVQEMRIQNPVIPPADIPEFLDRVWTQIPVSDLHDHEEFLEKMQPFFVPATFNPKLYLNEEGSLLTIRIDNTYDTEHGEIPMGEPNPDLQTGSYRDGEKSYLVRRAQDEEAQLFAELRDMGFQPRNNSIWFMEQEAAITFLLDHYPQLVEAYRIYGEKNLTRYKVRLTTPQIVAEIDTDEDNKWFNLDITVEYDDQRVPIEKIWEAWSQGKRYVQLKDGSYTSLPESWLKKLSHKLKALGYDPEQPPRQHFEQYETPVLDKIIEDLPDAKTDEQFVKLREKIHNFDEIKMLNQPKALNATLRPYQIQGLSYLNFLRDYKFGGILADEMGLGKTIQTLSFILSLHERGITGPNLIIVPTSVMPNWEREAQKFCPHLPVLTIYGSRREDLFKRIPDSTIVITTYALLRRDLEELLKHEYTSVILDEAQNIKNPNTITAKSVRKLKSDMRLCLSGTPIENNLFELWSLFEFLMPGFLSSQHAFQRGIVKPIKDGDEETLNYLRTRVKPFILRRTKSEVAKDLPPKIETVHYCELIEEQRELYNALAKRLKDQVLRDVDEKGMAKSQMSILDALLKLRQICCHPRLLKLDMPGLSTNLPSGKFDAFKDLIFDVVEGGHKVLVFSQFVQMLHVIRSWLTIKDIPFAYLDGSSKDRFEQVDRFNDSPDIPIFLISLKAGGTGLNLTSADYVIHYDPWWNPAVENQATDRTHRIGQKRQVFAYKMICQNTVEEKILGLQEMKKNVADAIIPGQSALKSLTRDDLEMLFEI; this is translated from the coding sequence ATGTCTCAAAACGAAGAAGCTGTAGTAAAATCAATTCTCAAATCATTCGTATCAGGAACCGTTCCGGAATATATTCTGGAAGGATCGCGCGCTATTGTGAATTCAGAGGGAGTTCAGAAGCTCGACCTGAAAAAGCGCGAAAGATACTGGGATGTCGACGCCTCCATCCAAGGCGATGATTTTCAAATATACTCCTCGGAGCTAGGACTTAATCTGGCCGAGGAAAGCATCAACCACTATTGCAACTGCCCGGAATCATTTTCCGGCGTATGTAAGCACGTGGGCGCAGCCGCACTTAAGCTGCTCCTCTCGCTTGATTCTGAAGAAGAAAAGGCCGAAAGCCAAAAACAGGCTGACTGGCGTCAGAATTTCCGTTCATTTTTTTCCACTGAATTAGAACCGGAAGCAGGCAAACATTATATTATTTACCGCATGTATCCTGAACCGGAAAGATTGCAGGTGGCCTTTTTCCGGGCCCGGCAGAATAAATCCGGCCTTTCACAGGTGCAAAACGAGATTGAACTGCAAAATGTAATCGAGAAACCGGAATGGAGTGAGACCTCTCCAAATCTGCCGCGTGTGGCTGAACAAATCGGTTACTACCTTGATTATCGCGGCCATCGTGTGGAAATTCCAGCCGGACTGCACGCGTGGTTCTTCACTGCCATCAAAGACGAATATTACATTTTCCTGCGCGATACGGATATTCCCATCCGAATTGAAAGCAGAACCATGCAACTCAAGCTCTCACCGGAACTTTCCGAGGATGGCCTGTCTTTCGACATCCTGCTTTCGGATGAAGGGAAACCGCCCTTCTCCATCATGGACGACGATGAAGTCTTTTTCTATGGACGGTTACCCCTCTGGGTATATTGGAAACAGGGTTTCTACCCGGTCCAGACCACACTTGCGCCCAAACTGGTGCAAGAGATGCGCATACAGAATCCGGTAATTCCCCCGGCGGATATTCCAGAATTTCTTGACCGCGTCTGGACCCAGATCCCGGTTTCAGACCTTCATGACCATGAAGAATTTCTTGAAAAAATGCAGCCGTTCTTTGTTCCGGCTACATTCAACCCCAAGCTCTACCTCAACGAGGAAGGATCGCTCCTGACTATAAGGATCGATAATACCTACGACACAGAGCATGGTGAAATTCCCATGGGCGAACCGAACCCCGACCTGCAAACCGGAAGCTACAGAGACGGAGAAAAATCCTACCTTGTACGCCGCGCTCAGGACGAAGAGGCCCAGTTGTTTGCCGAGCTGCGCGACATGGGATTCCAGCCGCGTAACAATTCCATATGGTTCATGGAACAGGAAGCAGCCATCACATTCCTGCTGGATCATTACCCGCAATTGGTAGAAGCATACCGTATTTACGGAGAGAAAAACCTGACCCGTTACAAGGTAAGGCTGACCACTCCGCAGATTGTTGCCGAGATTGATACAGACGAAGACAACAAGTGGTTCAACCTTGATATCACTGTAGAATACGACGACCAGCGTGTACCCATTGAAAAAATATGGGAAGCATGGAGTCAGGGTAAACGATACGTTCAGCTTAAGGACGGATCGTACACCAGTCTGCCGGAATCATGGCTCAAAAAGCTCAGCCACAAGCTCAAAGCACTTGGATACGATCCTGAGCAGCCTCCTCGCCAGCATTTCGAGCAATATGAGACCCCGGTGCTGGATAAAATCATCGAAGACCTTCCTGACGCCAAAACCGATGAACAATTCGTAAAGCTGCGTGAGAAGATCCACAATTTCGATGAAATTAAGATGCTCAACCAGCCCAAGGCACTGAACGCCACCTTGCGGCCCTATCAGATTCAGGGACTCAGCTACCTGAACTTCCTTCGCGATTACAAATTCGGCGGAATTCTTGCGGATGAAATGGGGCTTGGTAAGACAATCCAGACTTTGTCTTTCATCCTCTCCCTGCATGAACGGGGGATTACCGGTCCGAACCTGATCATCGTGCCTACTTCGGTTATGCCCAACTGGGAACGTGAGGCGCAGAAATTCTGCCCGCACCTCCCTGTTTTGACCATTTACGGCTCCAGACGCGAGGACCTGTTCAAAAGAATCCCGGATTCCACAATTGTGATTACCACCTATGCCTTGCTGCGCCGGGACCTTGAAGAACTGCTCAAGCACGAATATACTTCTGTAATTCTTGACGAAGCCCAGAACATCAAAAACCCGAACACAATCACAGCTAAATCGGTCCGCAAGCTCAAGAGCGACATGCGCTTATGTCTTTCCGGTACACCGATCGAGAACAATCTTTTCGAGCTCTGGTCGCTGTTCGAGTTCCTTATGCCCGGCTTCCTCAGTTCTCAGCATGCCTTCCAGAGGGGAATTGTAAAGCCCATCAAAGACGGTGACGAGGAAACACTGAATTACCTGCGCACAAGGGTGAAACCGTTCATCCTGCGCCGCACAAAATCCGAAGTGGCCAAGGATCTGCCGCCTAAGATTGAGACCGTTCATTACTGCGAACTCATTGAGGAGCAGCGCGAACTTTACAACGCCCTTGCCAAGCGCCTCAAAGATCAGGTGCTTAGGGACGTGGACGAGAAAGGCATGGCTAAAAGCCAGATGTCCATCCTTGACGCACTGCTCAAACTGCGCCAGATCTGCTGCCACCCGCGTCTGCTCAAGCTGGATATGCCCGGACTGTCCACGAATCTGCCTTCCGGTAAATTCGACGCCTTCAAAGACCTCATCTTTGATGTTGTCGAAGGCGGACACAAGGTGCTGGTCTTCTCACAGTTCGTCCAGATGCTGCATGTAATCCGCTCCTGGCTGACCATTAAAGATATTCCGTTTGCCTATCTCGACGGCTCCAGTAAAGATCGTTTCGAGCAGGTGGACCGTTTTAATGACAGCCCGGATATCCCCATCTTCCTCATCTCGCTGAAAGCGGGTGGTACCGGTCTGAACCTGACCTCCGCCGACTACGTTATCCACTACGACCCGTGGTGGAACCCGGCAGTAGAAAATCAGGCTACTGACCGTACTCACCGCATCGGCCAGAAACGTCAGGTCTTCGCTTACAAGATGATCTGCCAGAATACTGTGGAAGAAAAAATTCTAGGACTGCAAGAAATGAAAAAGAACGTTGCGGACGCCATCATACCCGGCCAGTCCGCTCTCAAGTCGCTCACACGTGACGATCTTGAAATGCTCTTTGAAATTTAA
- a CDS encoding cysteine hydrolase family protein, protein MKALLIIDMQKALFAAGHRHDATGVISRINSLIAKARDKNLPVIFIRHNSEEDGLQLNSEGWQILDELDFRPIDITVEKSNCDSFCNTELEQILTQMNVDELIITGCCTDFCVDSTVRRAATMGHKVHVASDSHTTANKPYLDAETIIKHHNFVWSEMYAPILVTVEPATTILNEL, encoded by the coding sequence ATGAAAGCATTACTGATCATAGATATGCAAAAAGCATTATTTGCTGCGGGGCACCGTCACGACGCTACCGGAGTAATCAGCAGGATCAATTCACTTATAGCGAAAGCACGGGACAAGAACCTCCCGGTAATCTTTATCCGCCACAATAGTGAAGAGGACGGGCTGCAACTGAATTCGGAAGGCTGGCAGATTCTGGATGAACTGGATTTTCGGCCAATTGACATAACCGTGGAGAAGAGCAATTGCGACTCTTTCTGCAATACAGAACTTGAGCAAATACTGACTCAGATGAATGTGGACGAACTGATCATCACCGGATGCTGCACAGATTTCTGCGTGGATTCAACTGTTCGGCGGGCCGCAACAATGGGTCACAAAGTGCATGTTGCATCAGATTCGCATACCACAGCGAATAAGCCCTATCTTGATGCCGAAACAATCATTAAACACCATAATTTTGTATGGTCGGAAATGTATGCGCCAATATTAGTAACGGTTGAACCTGCAACAACAATCCTTAACGAGCTATAA